Proteins encoded together in one Amphritea japonica ATCC BAA-1530 window:
- a CDS encoding putative bifunctional diguanylate cyclase/phosphodiesterase: MRVVNSSTSDFLHNNVKVFRSRVSKTAWQGISVAIIALTVATAAVAYLESGQISIASLLEAQRTNFALWILDIVPFIFAFWGQYSSTVLAYEASAMVMDQTQELRDKADSFEKQARHSITHDLLTDMPNKELFYDRVEQHIVSPRGQTIFSVLLIEVSNYKEISDTLGRNSSDSLIKQIAVRLESAFPSPYSIARLESNTFSLLVSEELSERSVLELAESVHRVLHDAFFVEKVKVSAQANIGIVHFPLHGTDVDTLVQRAGIALYMAQNSNKGSAVYDSSFDAHSPKQLTLMSDLSHALENQELELYYQPKVKVSDGSISGAEALVRWNHPKHGLLGPDQFIPLMERTRLIQGLTLWVIQEGFSQCAEWHRTGLDIILSINLSAKDLNNPELPDLISGIKGATGINPAWITLEITESSIMTDPDAAMGIIRRIHDMGFQFSIDDYGTGYSSLSYLKSLPLKELKIDRSFVSDILRDESDAVIVNATINLAHNLGLEVTAEGVEDQATLELLKEEGCDLAQGFHLGRPMPQSEFNQWCSENR; the protein is encoded by the coding sequence GTGAGAGTGGTAAATAGTTCAACCAGTGATTTTTTGCATAACAATGTCAAAGTGTTTCGTTCACGGGTTTCAAAAACTGCCTGGCAGGGTATATCTGTAGCTATTATTGCACTGACAGTAGCGACGGCGGCTGTCGCGTATTTAGAGTCCGGTCAGATAAGTATCGCTAGTTTACTTGAGGCCCAGCGAACTAACTTTGCCCTTTGGATACTGGATATAGTGCCCTTTATCTTTGCGTTCTGGGGACAGTATTCCAGTACGGTGTTAGCGTATGAAGCCAGCGCCATGGTGATGGATCAGACTCAGGAACTGCGCGATAAAGCGGATAGCTTTGAGAAGCAAGCTCGCCACAGTATTACCCACGATCTGTTAACCGATATGCCGAATAAAGAGTTGTTTTACGATCGGGTAGAACAGCACATAGTATCACCCCGCGGTCAGACAATCTTTTCCGTGCTTTTAATTGAAGTCTCCAATTATAAAGAGATTAGCGATACGCTGGGGCGTAACAGTAGCGATAGTTTAATTAAACAGATCGCTGTTCGTTTAGAAAGCGCGTTTCCCAGTCCTTATTCTATTGCCCGTTTAGAAAGTAATACTTTTAGTTTGCTCGTTAGTGAAGAGCTGTCGGAAAGGTCAGTACTTGAACTGGCAGAGAGCGTTCATCGAGTGCTACATGATGCTTTCTTTGTTGAGAAGGTGAAGGTGTCAGCCCAGGCTAACATTGGTATTGTTCATTTCCCGCTGCATGGTACTGATGTTGATACGCTGGTCCAGCGTGCAGGTATTGCACTGTATATGGCGCAGAATTCGAATAAAGGCAGTGCGGTGTATGACTCATCTTTTGATGCCCACAGCCCGAAGCAACTAACACTCATGAGTGATTTGAGTCATGCGCTCGAGAACCAGGAACTGGAACTGTATTATCAGCCCAAAGTTAAAGTGTCTGATGGGTCAATCAGTGGTGCAGAAGCTTTGGTGAGATGGAACCATCCTAAGCATGGTTTGCTCGGCCCTGATCAGTTTATCCCGCTGATGGAGCGTACGCGATTGATTCAGGGGTTAACGCTGTGGGTCATTCAGGAAGGTTTCTCCCAGTGTGCCGAGTGGCATAGGACAGGTCTGGACATTATTCTGTCTATCAACCTTTCAGCCAAGGATCTGAACAACCCGGAACTGCCCGATCTGATCTCTGGTATTAAAGGTGCAACCGGTATTAATCCGGCCTGGATTACACTGGAAATTACGGAAAGCTCAATCATGACGGACCCTGATGCAGCGATGGGAATAATCAGACGTATACATGATATGGGCTTTCAGTTTTCTATCGATGACTACGGTACGGGCTACTCATCACTTTCATATCTCAAAAGCTTACCGCTAAAAGAGCTGAAGATTGATCGTTCTTTTGTCTCTGATATTTTACGTGATGAAAGTGATGCCGTCATTGTCAACGCTACCATCAATCTGGCACATAACCTCGGGTTAGAAGTGACAGCTGAAGGGGTTGAAGATCAGGCGACGCTGGAACTATTGAAAGAAGAGGGGTGCGATCTGGCACAGGGGTTCCACCTGGGTAGACCTATGCCGCAATCGGAGTTTAATCAGTGGTGTAGTGAAAATAGATAA
- a CDS encoding TatD family nuclease-associated radical SAM protein, translated as MHSLNNSLKEQSSEQVTQSQQKPNQPHQLNAIPHDETLVYQIEQNLYINLTDRCTLACQFCPKHNGCTEVKGYDLAIEVRPPAQQIIDLIGNPKDYESIVFCGYGEPTLRLKPMLEIAHWVKSQGGKTRLNTDGLGSLVNKRNILPELSECIDALSISLNAQNEAVYIRHCQPVLKGSYEAMLEFVALAPEYISDVSASAINGLEGVDIDACKELAEARGVKFKQRELDIVG; from the coding sequence ATGCATTCTCTGAACAACTCACTAAAAGAACAGTCTTCTGAGCAAGTTACTCAGTCACAACAAAAGCCTAACCAGCCACACCAGTTAAATGCGATACCACATGATGAAACACTGGTGTATCAAATTGAACAAAACCTCTATATCAATCTCACTGATCGCTGCACTCTTGCCTGCCAGTTCTGCCCTAAGCATAACGGCTGCACCGAAGTAAAAGGATATGACCTAGCGATAGAGGTTCGTCCACCAGCCCAGCAGATCATTGATTTAATTGGCAACCCGAAAGATTACGAAAGTATCGTTTTCTGCGGGTATGGCGAACCGACTCTGCGACTCAAGCCGATGCTTGAAATTGCACACTGGGTGAAATCACAAGGTGGAAAAACGCGACTAAATACCGATGGTTTAGGCAGTCTGGTAAATAAACGAAACATCCTGCCGGAGCTAAGTGAGTGTATCGACGCACTGTCTATCTCACTCAACGCCCAGAATGAAGCGGTTTATATCCGACACTGTCAGCCTGTTCTGAAAGGTTCTTATGAAGCGATGTTGGAATTTGTTGCCCTGGCGCCTGAATATATCAGCGATGTCAGTGCCAGTGCTATAAATGGATTGGAGGGTGTCGATATTGACGCCTGCAAAGAACTCGCAGAAGCACGAGGCGTCAAATTCAAACAGCGGGAATTAGATATCGTAGGTTAA
- a CDS encoding metalloregulator ArsR/SmtB family transcription factor: MDPIVFFKSIADETRLKSVLLIDQKQELCVCELMNALELSQPKISRHLAQLKKSGLLTDRRQGQWVFYRLNPDLPAWCQNVLRETSEMNRGYLEKASLLLQQMNVRPDRFNNLC; encoded by the coding sequence ATGGATCCGATAGTCTTTTTTAAGAGCATAGCTGATGAAACCCGGCTTAAATCTGTTCTTTTAATCGATCAGAAGCAAGAGCTCTGTGTATGTGAACTGATGAACGCGCTGGAGTTAAGTCAGCCCAAAATCTCTCGCCACCTGGCTCAATTGAAAAAGTCAGGGTTACTGACTGACCGTCGTCAGGGCCAATGGGTTTTTTATCGTCTTAACCCTGATCTGCCTGCATGGTGCCAGAATGTATTGCGGGAAACCTCTGAGATGAACAGGGGCTATCTGGAAAAAGCTAGTCTGTTATTGCAGCAGATGAACGTTCGCCCCGACCGTTTTAATAACCTCTGCTAA
- a CDS encoding permease, translating into MFEVFTRLADWLAYDLAGLSSSTKSGQALHFFVEDTTKIFVLLIVMIYLIALIRASLNVDRVRDFLAGKNRGAGYLMGAGFGAVTPFCSCSSIPVFLGFTSAGIPVGITMAFLLTSPLINEVAVLLLLSLLGWKFTLVYIFVGMMVGILGGVFLDAIRAERWLQSFALKALEQGRQTSSAGCVSVETMSMTARHRFARDETLEIFGRVWKWVIVGVGLGAALHGFVPDGWIEANLGDGQWWTVPAAVGVGIPLYSNATGVIPVMESLITNGLPIGTTLAFCMSTVAASFPEFILLKQVMQWRLLAILFAMLLCAFTLIGWIFNFLFPVL; encoded by the coding sequence ATGTTTGAGGTATTTACCAGACTAGCTGATTGGCTTGCATATGACCTGGCTGGGCTTTCATCCTCGACAAAGTCGGGACAGGCCCTGCATTTCTTCGTTGAAGATACCACGAAGATCTTTGTTCTCCTCATCGTCATGATCTACCTGATCGCGCTTATCCGAGCTTCACTTAATGTAGATCGAGTACGAGATTTTTTAGCGGGAAAAAACCGTGGGGCAGGTTATCTGATGGGGGCGGGTTTTGGAGCAGTCACCCCTTTTTGCTCATGTTCGAGTATTCCGGTGTTCCTGGGTTTCACCTCAGCAGGTATTCCAGTGGGCATTACCATGGCGTTTCTGTTGACCTCGCCGTTAATTAACGAGGTTGCCGTACTGTTGTTACTGAGTTTGCTTGGCTGGAAGTTTACTCTTGTCTATATTTTCGTGGGTATGATGGTGGGTATTCTTGGGGGTGTTTTCTTGGATGCAATTCGGGCGGAACGCTGGTTGCAATCCTTTGCTCTAAAAGCCTTAGAGCAGGGACGACAAACCAGTTCTGCTGGGTGTGTTTCGGTTGAGACAATGTCAATGACCGCACGGCATCGGTTTGCCCGCGATGAAACGCTGGAGATTTTTGGTCGGGTATGGAAATGGGTGATTGTTGGTGTAGGGCTGGGTGCCGCGCTGCATGGCTTTGTCCCGGATGGCTGGATAGAAGCTAATCTGGGAGATGGACAATGGTGGACAGTACCTGCCGCTGTAGGTGTAGGTATCCCGCTGTACTCAAACGCGACCGGTGTTATTCCAGTGATGGAAAGTCTGATCACTAATGGCTTGCCAATAGGCACAACACTGGCATTCTGTATGAGTACAGTAGCGGCTAGCTTTCCTGAATTTATTTTGCTGAAGCAGGTGATGCAGTGGCGTTTGCTGGCGATTTTATTTGCCATGCTTTTGTGTGCGTTTACCCTGATTGGCTGGATCTTTAATTTCCTTTTTCCGGTGTTATGA
- a CDS encoding thioredoxin family protein — translation MKTIKVLGSGCTKCRKTAELIEKLSSELGVEVAVLKETDVQVIMEYGVMRTPAVVVDEQLVHSGSIPSQSDVTSWLKN, via the coding sequence ATGAAAACGATTAAAGTGTTAGGTAGTGGCTGTACAAAATGTCGTAAAACTGCAGAGCTGATTGAGAAGCTATCGTCTGAATTAGGGGTTGAGGTGGCAGTGCTGAAAGAGACCGATGTTCAGGTGATAATGGAATATGGCGTGATGCGTACTCCGGCTGTAGTAGTTGATGAACAGTTGGTACATAGCGGAAGCATTCCGAGTCAAAGTGATGTTACAAGCTGGCTTAAAAACTGA